The nucleotide window TCTTCTAGAAAAGTATATTATAGGGTAATTGGTGAATTTAAAAAAAGTGTGAAAGAGACAAATAATGTAAATCACTTGAATGAAGTCACTATTGTTCATGTTTCAGAGTATAAACAACGATTATTGACTTATCGTAAAAAGGATGGTAAACCATTATCATTGGCTACAGTAAGTCAACGCTTGAATATTATAAGCGGTTTATTCACTTTCGCAAAAGATGTTGGTTATCTTCAATATAATCCAGTCAAAGCAATAAAAAAGCCTAAATATGATAATAGAAATGAGCATAAATTTTTAACAGAACAAGATACTACTCTGCTTCTTAAATCCCTTAAGCAAAGTAGCCAAGACTCCACTATTAGTGATAGAAACTTCCTCATTGGAGCCATTCTGTTGTATACCGGATTACGTATATCTGAACTATGTTCTTTGTCTTGGTGCGATTTTTATTTAGATCCTAGAAATAGAATAGGTATAAAAGTTAAGGGTAAAGGAAGCAAGTGGCGTAATATTAAAATTAGAAAAGAATTATGGTTTTATATTAGTATGTATAGAAGAAAATGTGGTAAAAGCGATGAGTTTGATATAGAAGACACCTCTCCCCTCTTCTATAACCGTTATGATGAAAGGTTATCTCAATGGGGTGTTAGAAAAATGTTATCAAAAGCTTGCGAACAAGTAGGACTTTCAAAGAAGGTAACGCCACACTGGTTCAGACATACCTCAGCCAGTATGGCACTCGCTAATGGAGCGGATATCAAGAAAGTAATGACTCAATTTGGGTGGTCATCACTGGTCACCCCTCAACGTTATCTACATGATATCAGTGGTTTTGATGACGCTGCTACTGATTATGTGAATGTTCAACTTGATTAATTCGCATTTAGCCTTTGAAGAATCCAATAGCATGCCAATTGCATAATTGAATATCTTAATTTTACTTCCAATTAATCATCACTAATTTTATTATTTAGTGATGATTTTCATTTTTCACCATAATATTCTAATATGCGTTTACACTAAATTCATATAATGTTAAAATAAATATGTAAATTTTTTATATTAAAAGTTGTAAATAGTAGATTTTCAGAATTTCTATTACTTGTTTCTGTAAATCGCTAGAAATCATTTAGAAGGGGGAATAATAAATGGGGGATTACTTAAATATTGCAAACAGTAATATCTTTTACATATGTGGTGCTATTATCTTATTAATCGTTGTTTTGCAATCCTATTTATTCATTAAGTTAGCCTTTAAAAAAGGCAAAGAACAAGGTTTAAGTAAAGAAAAAATGTTTAAAGCACTCCGAACAGGAGCCATATCAAGCGTTGTACCATCAATAGCGATCATTGTTGCTTTAATGACCATGGTTCCAGTATTAGGGGTTCCTATACCTTGGATGCGCCTTTCCGTTATCGGTTCTGCACCTTATGAATTGATGGCAGCTGGTATAGGTTCTAAATCTATGGGGATTGACCAACTAGGAGGACCTGGTTATACAAAAGAAGTCTTCGCTTCATCAATCTGGGTAATGTGCTTTGGCTCTATTTGGGCTGTTGGATTAATCATCTTATTTCTTAAAAGTATTAAAAAGCAATATTCAAAGACTGTTGATAAAGACCCTCAATGGAAAACCGTTTTGATAAATGCAGCCTTTTTAGGTGTATTTTGCATTTTTATTGCTGACCCCGTTACTACTGGTGGCCTTCCACTCTATACGCTACTATCCGGTGGCGTCATTATGACAATTCTAGCCCTGCTGATAGTAAAATTCAAAGTAACTTGGTTGAGAGAATTTGCACTCACTTTCAGTATGATTGGTGCAATGTTATGTTCCATTCTTTTTTCAAATTTAGGATTATAAGGAGTGAGTTAGATGTCTTTTATCAAAAAACGTACAAGTCACAATTATGATATTTATGAATCCAGAGGACATATAATAGGAAGAATCACATTACTTACAGGATTAATTTTTACTTTCTTACCACCATTATTTTTATGGCTGGTATATGGTATCATGCCACCATCAAAAGAATTAATCAATGGGATTATTAGTATTTCATCTGTTATGTTGCCTGTTTCAATAGTTGAGATATTAGCTTTTTCCCCTATGCTAGGTACGAATGCTATGTATATGTCTTATTTAACGGGTAATATAGCGAATATCAAACTTCCTAGTGCAGCTATTGCTTTGGAAGTTGCTGAAGTAAAACCCTCAACAGAAGAAGGGGATATTATCGCAACCATAGCCATTGGTGGGTCAGTTATAGCCAGTGAAATTGTTATACTTATCGGTATGCTTCTAATCGTTCCACTTTCAACGAAATTAAACAATCCAGTTATCCAACCTGTTTTTCAACAGATTTTACCAGCTTTATTTGGGTCAATTGGTGCCTACTACATCCTTAAAGAATGGAAATTAGCTATTGCTCCTTTAAGTGTGGCTATTTTACTAAATCTTGTAGGGGACTTACCAACAGCCGTAACCATACCTCTTTGTATACTTTCATCCATTTTAACTGCAAGATTGTTATATAAGAAAAAATTAATCAAAGTAACGGATTAGATTGCATCACGGAACAGGAGGATTTGAATGAGAATTAAACTGATACTTATTAAAGCTTTATTACATATCATTGGTTTTTTCAAAGGGAGTCGCTACAAATATTCTCAAGAATATGAAGATAATTTTTTATACATGGATCTGGGTGAAAAATTATGGTGGGCTTATAAAGCTGTCATTAAGCAGATTGAAAATGCTGAAAAGGGCAAAAATATTGAAAGTTATTTTGCTAATCAAAATTTAGATTTTAGTCCTAATGATTCATTCAAGGTAGATCAACAAGTGACTTTAACAGCAGGTGGTGACTTAAATTGCTCAGATATTATATACCCAGAAAGTACCGAACACCTTTGGGATGATATTGAAGACTTCTATTTTTCTGGAGATATCGTCTGCGCTAACTTAGAATCGCCACTTGACCCCTCAAAACCTTTAGGCGTCGTCCCAAGTATGTGCCTAACAGCTCCCAATCTCAACACCAGTCCAGAAATGTTTGAGCGCTATGCCCGGGATGGAAAAGGGATTAATTTCTTCTCGACTGCTAATAATCACAGCTTAGACCAAGGTGAATCAAGCCTTATTGCTACACTGGACTTTCTTGATTCCAAGGGTTATCCCCATGTTGGTACATCAAGAACCCCAGAAGAGCAAAAAGATATTCCCATCATTGAACAAGGTGGCATTCGTATTGCGTTTCTTTCCTACACTTATTGTTTAAACGGATTCGAACCCATTCCTGGTAAAGAATACATGACAAACGTTATTAGGTTGAATAAACCGGATACAGATATCTCTCTCATTAAAGAGCATATTAAAATTGCACATGAGAAAAAGGCTGATATTATTGTAGCCATGCTTCATTGGAGTATTGAGTTTGAAACCTATCCTATTGAAAACATTATAAACATGGGTCACCGCATTATGGAATGTGGTGTAGATATTATTTTAGGTGGACATCCCCATGTATTACAGCCTATGGAGAAATATAGCTTTGTGGACCCCTACTCCAAGCATAAGAAAGAAGGTTTTATCATTTATTCTTTAGGAGAGTTAGTGTCTTACAATGCCTTTAGTAAAAATTCTAGATTAACAGCCATCCTTAAACTTCAAATTTCCAAAGGGATGCAAAATGATGCTAGTATTACTAAAATTACAAATCTAAAGATATTACCAACCTATACATGGGCTCGTCCTTTTATAGCTGGTAAGTCTGATTATCGCTTACTTAACTTTAGATCCATGATGAAACAATTAGAAATGGGTGAAAATCCTCACGGTTTTACTAACAAAGAAATTAAAGAATTGGAACGTTTAGAAGCATTACTGTATAATAAATTCTTACCCCAAAATGCTGATTCAATAATATCTGACTAGAAAGGAGATATTTAGAATGACTAACTATAGCAAAGACGTGTTCATTTACAAAAACCCAGCCAAGCTTTTACAGAATCTTATTCGTTTTAATACCACAAATCCTCCTGGGAATGAAACAGAGAGCATCATGTATATAATGGATCTACTTGAAAAAGCGCATATTGAAGTGAAAACCTTCGGAAGAAAAACTGAACGCCAAAACCTTTATGCAAGAATAAAGGGTAATGGTTCAGCCCCTCCCTTTCTCATGTACGGTCATATTGATGTGGTAACTACCGAAAATCAGAACTGGCAGGTCCCACCTTTTGAAGGGAGAATTAAGGATGGTTGTGTTTGGGGACGTGGTGCTTTAGATATGAAAGGCGCCCTGGCTATGATGATAGCTGCATTTCTTCGTATAAAAGTTGAAGCATTAACACCATCTGGTGATATTATATTATGTATTGTTACAGATGAAGAAGATGAAGGTTATTATGGGGCAAGATACATGGTAGAAGAACACCCTGAACTGTTTGAAGATGTTCAATTTGCTATTGGCGAAATTGGCGGCTTTACACTTCACATGGATCATAAAAGGTTTTATCCTATTATGATTTCAGAGAAGCAAAAATGTGCTTTAAAAACTATTATAAAAGGTCCAGGTGGTCACGGTTCAATGCCCATACGAGATGGTGCTATGGCAAAGCTTGCTTACGTACTTGAACGCCTGAATACCAAACGACTACCTGTACATATTACACCACCTGTTAAACAGATGATTGAAGCCCTCTCATCAAATATGTCATTTCCAGCAAATAAAGTCCTAAGGCAATTATTAAATACTGGAATGAGCAATAAGGTCTTAAATCTTTTAGGTTCAAATGGCTATTTATTTGATCCTCTACTACATAATACGGTTAATGCCACTATCGTCAAGGGTGGTAACAAAATTAATGTAATCCCTAGTGAAATTACTTTAGAATTTGATGGGCGTTTATTACCAGGTTATAAACCCGACGATTTAGTAAGTGAATTAAACGCACTCCTGGGTTCAGAACATGAATTTGAAGTGACTTTTTATTATCCTGGACCTGATTCTGTTAACATGGATCTATTTAATACCCTATCAAGTGTACTTTGTGATTTTGATTCTGAAGCAATTCCCATACCCTTTGTAGGATGCGGTGTTACCGACGCCCGTTATTTTTCGAAACTTGGTATCCAAACTTATGGCTTTACCCCAATGATATTGCCAGAAGAGATTAACTTCTCAAAACTTATACACAGTGCTGATGAGCGTATACCTGTTGAAGCCATGGAATTTGGTTCAGAAACTATTTATGAATTATTAAAAAGGCTGTCTCTATTTGATTAGAGACAGCCTTCCATAATCTATCGCTCTTCTCGAAAATAAGCATTACCAAGATTAGCTGGTGGTGATTGTTTACTGGAATTTCGCATAGAGCTGACTACCAGTATAATGATAGTGGCTAAATAGGGTAAGGCATCTAAAAGGCTTTGTGAGATATTCAAATGTTGAATTCTAAAACCTAGTATATTTAGACCACCAAAAACAAATGCTGCAAGAATTGCTTTATAGGGGTTCCATCCACTAAAAATTACAAGTGCAATGGCAATCCATCCCCTCCCTGCTGTTATACCTTCAGTCCATTGAGGCACGTCTACTATAGATAAGTAGGCACCACCAAGCCCACATAACGCTCCTCCCAATAGGACATGAACATATTTATACAAATCAACATGAATCCCTACAGTATCTGCAACACTAGGATTTTCTCCGATTGATCGAAGATTGAGACCAAATCTCGTTCTATAAAGATAAAATCCTAAGATTAATGTTATCACATAACCCATGTAGATAAATACATCTTGACTAAATAATATGGGACCTACTACAGGAATCTCACTTAATAAAGGAATCTTTATAGGTGTAAAGAAAGTGATAATCCTATCAGGCATTTTCTCCCCAATAAAACTCTGGCCTAAAAAGCTTGACAATCCAGTACCAAAAATCGTTAAAGTTAGACCTGTAACAACTTGATTTGTTTTTAATGTAATGGTTAAAAAACCATAAATCAATGCACCTAAAGCTCCTACTAAAGCTGCTGCTAATAAAGCTATTAAAGGATTACTCGTATAAAAACCAGCTCCAAATCCAGCAACAGCCCCCATAAGCATCATACCTTCAACACCAAGGTTGAGATGACCTGAACGTTCCGTCATAATCTCACCTAAGGTAGCAAAGAGTAATGGCATTCCAGCTACAACAGCAGCTGTAAAAAAGGATATATCCACTTAATACACCTCCTTTTTAGCTTTTCTTCTCTCAATACGATAACGAATGAATAGTTCACTACCTAAAACAAAGAAGAGAATCATACTCTGAAGTATTTCAGCGGCTGATTGAGGAATCATAAAAGAGATCTGTATAAAAGAACTTCCTTTAGTAAGAGCTGCAAAAAGAACGCAAACTGGAATGATCACAGCTGAGTTTAAACCTGATAACCATGTTGTTATGATAGCCGTATAACCGTATCCAGAAGTGATATCAACAGAAAGTGTTCCATCTACTCCTGATGCCTGAATCATGCCAACAATACCGCATAATCCTCCACTGATAAACAATGCTTTAAGTATGATTTGTTTGACATTGATGCCACCATATCTTGCAGTGTCTTGACTTTCACCTACTACCGATACCTCGTAACCCATCTTCGTATGATGTATAAATAAATAAACGATAATAACAAGAGCGATAGCAATAATCCATCCTATGTGTATACCAAAGACTTCTGGTAGTAAAGCATTATCAGTGAAATCGGCTATCTTTGGAAATCCCATTGAATCTGGATCTTTCCAAGGACCATATTGAAGATAAGTAACCCATTTTATAGCAATATAATTAAGCATCAACGTTATAATAGTCTCATTCGTACCAAATCGAACTTTTAAGTAAGCCGGAATAAGTGCCCATAATCCTCCACCAATAATCCCTCCAAAGAACATGATTAATAGCAATAATGGTTTTGGAAGATGATTGAAGGAAAGAGCAAAGTAACTGGCCAAAAAAGCTCCCATGCAAATCTGTCCTTCAGCACCAATATTCCAAAACTTCATCTTAAAAGCAATCAATATTCCTAGGGAGGTAATAATCAAAGGTATAGCTATGGTAATAGTATCCTGAATTCTATACCAACTGCCAAAAGCTCCATCAATAAGAGCAATATAAACCTCTAATGGGTTATGACCCAGCAAGAGTATAAAACATGCGGATATAATGAGTGCAAGAAAAACTGCAGAGGCTCTGATGATAAAAGCCCTTTTAGTATTCATATCACTTCTTTTGACTAGCTTTAACATGGTGAATCCTCTCTTTCTGTCTTCTTACCTGCCATCATTAAACCTATTTCTTCTTTCGTCGCTTCATCTGCTGAAACGATACCAGTTATTTCTCCATCACATAAGACCATGATGCGATCACATAATTCTAAAAGAACATCAATATCTTCACCAATGTACAACACACCTACACCTTTAGATTTTTGATGGTTGAGCAAGTCATATATTAAATGAGAAGATCCAACATCTAAACCTCTTGTAGCATAAGCAGTTACTAAAAAATGTGGATTGGATTTAATTTCTCTTCCAAGAAGCACTTTTTGTATGTTCCCTCCTGATAACTGACGTATAGGAGTGTGTATATTAGGGGTTTTGATAGCTAATTCTTCAACCATCTTTTCGCACTGGTGAGCAGATGGTTTTCTCGTTATAAAGAGTCCTTGTTGTTTATAATAATTCTTCAGAAGATAGTTATCCACCATATCCATAGATGCTACTAGACCCATTCCCAGTCTATCCTCAGGGATAAAACTCATACTAATCCCCTTATCATTAATTTGACGAGGTGATAAGCCTACAATATTAACACCATTATAAAGAATTTGACCTGTTGATACAGGATATAGCCCAGCTATTGTTTCGCATAGCTCTTTTTGTCCACTACCAGCAACACCAGCCACACCTAATATTTCTCCACCACATAGATCAAAGGTAATTTCTTTTAGTACACTTACTCCATCTACATCTTTAGCTGAAAGATTCATGATTTCTAGTTTCTCGCTAGTAGGAGATTTTTCTCCTCTGAGAATTTCTAAATCCACAGATTCTCCCACCATCAAATCTGTTAATGCTTTTGGTGTCGTCTCAGATGTTTTAACTGTACCTACATTTTTACCTTTTCTAAGTACAGTTACTCGATCACTTATAGCCATTACTTCGTTTAGCTTATGCGTGATTATGATAACGGCACAACCTTTTTCTTTCATTTTATGAATGATATGAAAAAGCATCTCTGTTTCTTGTGGCGTTAATACTGCTGTCGGTTCATCAAGAATCAGAATATCTGCCCCTCCATATAACACTTTGATAATTTCAACTGTTTGCTTTTCACTTATGGACATGTCTTTAATACGTTTATTAGGATCAATTTGCAAACCATATTTCTTTGAAATATCAGCTATTTCTTTTTCTATTTTTCTTTGATTAACAAATAGTTGCCGACCTTTACCCAAGGAAATATTCTCTGCAGCACTCATCACTTCGATTAATTTATAGTGCTGATGAATCATACCTATTTTGTTTCTAATGGCATCTTTTGGTGAATTGAGATAAACCTCTTTTTCGTGTATAAAAATAGAACCGCTATCAGGAGCATAAAGCCCTGATAGCATGTTCATCAATGTGCTTTTTCCAGCACCATTTTCACCAAGTAATGCATGTACTTCTCCTACTTTAATGTCCAGATCTACGTCTGTATTAGCTACTACAGAACCAAATGACTTAGAGATTTTTTTCATTTCTACTGCAATCGTTGGCATCATCTATTTAACCTCTCAATTATTCAACTTTCCCAATTACACCTTCAACAAACCAATTCATACCTAGTAATTCTTCGTCAGTTAAAGTTACTCCTTCTTCAACTCTTAATTCGCCGCTATTGTCTTTCAATGGTCCTTCAAAAATCGTAAGAGAACCATCTTTAATACTCTCTGTTGCTTCTGTTATTATATCTTTTGCTTCAGTTGGAGCTAATTCTGTAAGTTCAGCTAGTTCTACTACGCCTTCATTCATACCACCCCAATAAGCATGTGATTCAAAAGTTCCTTCTTGTACTGCTTTTACTTGTTCCACATAATATGGGCCCCAGTTCCAAACAGGCGCTGTCATGTAAGCTTCTGGTGCCATAGCACTCATGTCAGTGTTATAACCAATTGAAAAAGCACCTCTTTCTTCTGCAGCTTGTTGAGGACCAGCAGTATCTTGATGCTGCGCAATAACATCTGAACCATTGTCTAATAAGGCTACTGCGGCTTCTTTTTCACTAGCTGGATCATACCAAGTTGACGTCCAGACAACTTCTACTTCTGCTTCAGGATTAACTGACTGTACACCTAAAGTAAAAGCATTTATACCACGAATAACTTCAGGAATTGGAAAAGCTGCTACATAACCAATTTTATTTGTCTCAGTTTTTAAACCAGCTACCTTACCAGATAAATATCTAGGTTCATACATTCTTCCAAAATAGTTTGCCATATTTTCTGCTGACTCATAACCTGAACAATGGAAGAACGTTACCTCTGGATATTCTGTAGCCATATCCTTGACATAATTCATATAACCGAAACTAGTAGCAAAAATAATACTTGCACCTTGATCAACCATATCTTTAATAACTTGTTCAACCTCTTGATTCTCAGGAACAGATTCTACGTAAATGGTTTTGACACCTAACTCTTGCTCTAAATACTGGCGACCTTGATCATGAGCGTATGACCAGCCACCATCACCAATTGGACCAACATATATAAAACCTACAGTCGTTTCTTCCGCTTGCCCTGTTGTATTACAACCTACAAGACTTACGAGTAATGTTAATGTTAGAATAATGCAAATAAATTTCTTCATTCTTAATGTACCCTCCTAGATTTTCTATAAAAAATATTATTAATATTACTTAAATCTTATTTGCTTTTCTTCAAATGATTGAAGTATTGCTAGAGATTCCAGTTGAATGTTCTTAGCACGTATAAGATTACCACCTTGCTGAAATCCTTTTTCAATGACTATACCAATTCCCTCTACAACTGCTTTAGATTGATTTACAAGATCGATTAAGCCTAAAGCAGCTTGTCCATTAGCTAAGAAATCATCAAGTATCAGAACATGATCTTCTTCATTTAAATAACGTTTGGATATTTTAATACTGTATGTAATACCTTTCGTGAATGAATGAACTTGACTTTCATAAGTGTCATTATCTAAATTTCTTGATTCTGTTTTCTTAGCAAATACAACAGGAACATTAAAATATTGAGCTGCTAAGGTAGCGATGGCAATGCCAGAAGCCTCAATTGTAATAATTTTCGTAATTTTCTTATTATTAAACCTGTTTTTAAATTCTTTTCCTATCTCTTTTAGCAACTCTACATCAATTTGATGATTAAGGAAGGAATCTACCTTTAAAATATCTTCCCCAACTACCCGACCCTCTTCAAGGATCTTATCCTTTAATAATTTCACCGCTGATCCCTCTCCCTATCTCTTCATGAAAGAACCCGATTTAATATGTAATCCTACACACAAAACAAAAGCAGTTACGTTACAACCTTTCTTTTGGTTGTTAAAATAAAAAAATCCTGCCACCGGCAGGATTCTATCGCAAATTAGATGAAAGTGAGAACATCACACTTCTATTTAAATCAGTAAAGCAAAATACATCTCTTAGCGTACTTCACTATGCCAATCTCCATTCAACGAAATATCCCCCGTAGCCTGTAACTGTTTATGGCAGTTTGTAGAAACATCGGACCCTATTACCGATTTATACGAGAATATCATTATTTTATTAACTTTTAGTTAATTCTTGTTCATTTATAGATTGTATTGTAATATATCTCTTTATAAAAAGCAAGCACTTTTTCAATTTATATGCAATAATTTTGTTGGAAATCCATGACTAAGAAGATTTTTTCTCAAAAAAACCAAGTTGCTTATAAAGATTTACAGCTCCCCAATTTTTGTCATAAACATCTATAGTAACTTCTCGATATGTGGTTTCTATTAAGTCATTCAAGCAACAACCTAATAGATCCCTCCCAATACCATTACGACGATATTCTTTAAATACGACTAACGAATATATATGAAATAAGCGATTATCTTCATGATCATTTAACCCAACTAACACTCCTACGGATTGATCAATATCCAAAGCCTCATAAATTCGAATACTCTTCTTATCTCCCAGATGTCCTGATAGAATACGGGAAATAAATTTATCAGGCGAATTGTTCATCATTACTGGGTCATCACTATCAACTCTTCCTCGATCTAGTCGATCAAATAGAAATTGATAAAGATTATCTGGTTGTTTATCATGATTGATTATTATGTAACTACTGTTAACTGCAATTTTCTCATCACTTATGGTTCTAAATAGTTTCAATCTCATGGTAGCTCACACATTCCAGAAACAAAGTTCGTTATTAGTGTAATTCACCCTTTTCATTCTTTTCTTATGCACCTTAAATAAGTCCTTCAATCTATCATTATTCATTTCATTCACGATTATTTGTCGATGTTTTATATTTTGCCTAGTAAATCGGTTACCATCAAAATCTTTTGCTATTAAACGAATGAGATGATTATTAGTGATATTTTCACACCCATACCCTGTTGTTTGATAGGTTTCAAATTGAAAGAGGTTTTTTGCCATATAGGTCTTGTATTCATCATGATCAAGAGGTGCACCATTTTCATTTAAATCTGCATTAACAATGATCAGATCATCATTCATAACCGCTTTTCGAAACTCCATTAAAGACATTGGTATTTTATTCTGATTCAATACATAACCATTAAAAGATGGATCCACCATCACCCATTTATTTAGATCATCAATGTACACATGAACAACAACATGACAATCACCATCTTTATAATTAAAAGGTAAACATCTTACAAACCTGGCTTTAAAGCCTATTGCTAAAAGAAATTCTGCCATCATTACTGATAGCAACCAACAGTTCGTACCATTTTTGACTCCCAATTCAGCTATCGTTCTTGCATTTTTTCTATTAGGAATATCCATAGTACTTCCATCCCAGATAAAGGTATCACTGACCCACTTAAGCATATTCTTAACTTGCTCCCATTGATTGCCTTCAGCAATTACTGAAAGTAAATTAAACTCGTCAATTAACGTTCGTAAATTACCATCGTAAACGTATTCAAACTCCAAGTCACAATCATCATGGTCAAATTTACTATAGCACTTCAATAAGTGTCTATATTTATCTTTAGCATTCAAATAAGACAACACTCGCTCCCCCTAACAATGGTTTGTAGTTGTTCAATCATTAACAACATTTTACACCATATATTAACAATTGTCTACCGAACAGGGGGTTAAGACTTTCTAATAACATAATTATTTATATAAACTATAAAAATCTGATTCCATGTTCTCCATTTGATGGCTAAACCATGTCTTAGCATCATCTAACCCTTTATTATAGATTTTATCACCTAATTCTTCTAAAAAGAAATCAAGAACAGTACTAGCTGCTATTATGCCTATTTCTTCGTCTCTTTCTTCATCAAAAAATTGAATAATATCTTCCATTAATTTATCCTTTTGCTCTTTTGTTAACTGTAACATAACTTTCTCCTCCTGAGTTAAATATTATCTACGTTTCATGCTATTAAACTTAATTTCAGCCAATCTTTAATGACTACAAAATACTCTCTTAGCATATAGTTAACCCTAATCATGGCTGGACTATGGCTTGGTGCTGTAACCACATCTAAACCAATTTTCTTAGAGATATAAGATGCTCTATAGGTATGATAATCACTAGTTACTATAATAATTGATTTATCAATCAGTTTAGCATCTAAAATTTCTTTTGAGAATAAAAGATTCTCATAAGTTGATGTTGATAATTCCTCAACTAAGATATGCGTTGGATCTACACCTTCATTGATAAGATAACTTTTCATTGCATGAGCTTCTGTTACCTTTTCATCAGGACCTTGTCCACCTGAAACAAGAACTTCTAATTCTGGATTGTTGTCAATGAGTTCAAGGGCTTTATCCAATCTAGATTTTAATCGATTAGTAACCTGATCTCCATTCAAACCGGCTCCTAGAACTACAATGATATCATGCTCAGTTGCGTCTACTTGGGAATGCATATTACTAATGATAAGACTTTCTACTATTATAAAACTTAACGCAAATATTATAATTAAGCTTAGATATACACTTCTTATCAATCTTAAAACCTTAGAATCACATCTCTTAATCCAGTAATCTAGAACGTATTTCATTATGTAAAGAAGGTTTAAAAATGTAAAAAAGATAACACCAAATGTTGGTCCTAAAATAACAAACATGAAAAGGTTAAGGACACTTAATAGACTAATTAAACCCCTAGATAAAGAGTCTTTACTCTTTCTTATTTTTAACAAAAATCCTTTCCTCACCTTCATCTATATTCTAATCTCTTTTATGTAGGTGAATACATCCACCTTCAATCATAGTACTTTTAATCTTCTAATATTTGAAGATAACGCCTTAATACATCACCTTTTTCATCCAATATACCATCGTAAAAAAACTTCACACTACCTTTATTCTCAATGTCTGTATACTTATCCTTCACTAAGTTAAATAAATGTTTGGTGGTTCCCTGATTACCATCAATAATCTTCATATGCTCAGGCACTATCTTTCGTATAGCCTGCTTAAAGTAAATGAAATGAGTGCAACCAAGAACCATGTACTCATACTCATTGAAGTTAATATTTTTAAAGATCTCTTCTAAATAACCCAACACTTCAGAAGTATGAATTTGCCCCTTCTCAGCAAATTCAACCAATCTTGGAGCTGGTATCCCTGTGATTCTCTCATTAGCTCCCATTGATGAGACCAATTCTTT belongs to Vallitalea okinawensis and includes:
- a CDS encoding ABC transporter permease yields the protein MDISFFTAAVVAGMPLLFATLGEIMTERSGHLNLGVEGMMLMGAVAGFGAGFYTSNPLIALLAAALVGALGALIYGFLTITLKTNQVVTGLTLTIFGTGLSSFLGQSFIGEKMPDRIITFFTPIKIPLLSEIPVVGPILFSQDVFIYMGYVITLILGFYLYRTRFGLNLRSIGENPSVADTVGIHVDLYKYVHVLLGGALCGLGGAYLSIVDVPQWTEGITAGRGWIAIALVIFSGWNPYKAILAAFVFGGLNILGFRIQHLNISQSLLDALPYLATIIILVVSSMRNSSKQSPPANLGNAYFREER
- a CDS encoding tyrosine-type recombinase/integrase, with translation MDNIELYDKLNNISNLKQDNDTNNGIYSNYNSLHTDNSIYGLNNSVSSFKVSSTNKYDDSDIIYNNSNNNDIILNNSISNDDMLIELFLLERAESSRKVYYRVIGEFKKSVKETNNVNHLNEVTIVHVSEYKQRLLTYRKKDGKPLSLATVSQRLNIISGLFTFAKDVGYLQYNPVKAIKKPKYDNRNEHKFLTEQDTTLLLKSLKQSSQDSTISDRNFLIGAILLYTGLRISELCSLSWCDFYLDPRNRIGIKVKGKGSKWRNIKIRKELWFYISMYRRKCGKSDEFDIEDTSPLFYNRYDERLSQWGVRKMLSKACEQVGLSKKVTPHWFRHTSASMALANGADIKKVMTQFGWSSLVTPQRYLHDISGFDDAATDYVNVQLD
- a CDS encoding DUF5058 family protein, which encodes MGDYLNIANSNIFYICGAIILLIVVLQSYLFIKLAFKKGKEQGLSKEKMFKALRTGAISSVVPSIAIIVALMTMVPVLGVPIPWMRLSVIGSAPYELMAAGIGSKSMGIDQLGGPGYTKEVFASSIWVMCFGSIWAVGLIILFLKSIKKQYSKTVDKDPQWKTVLINAAFLGVFCIFIADPVTTGGLPLYTLLSGGVIMTILALLIVKFKVTWLREFALTFSMIGAMLCSILFSNLGL
- a CDS encoding M20/M25/M40 family metallo-hydrolase is translated as MTNYSKDVFIYKNPAKLLQNLIRFNTTNPPGNETESIMYIMDLLEKAHIEVKTFGRKTERQNLYARIKGNGSAPPFLMYGHIDVVTTENQNWQVPPFEGRIKDGCVWGRGALDMKGALAMMIAAFLRIKVEALTPSGDIILCIVTDEEDEGYYGARYMVEEHPELFEDVQFAIGEIGGFTLHMDHKRFYPIMISEKQKCALKTIIKGPGGHGSMPIRDGAMAKLAYVLERLNTKRLPVHITPPVKQMIEALSSNMSFPANKVLRQLLNTGMSNKVLNLLGSNGYLFDPLLHNTVNATIVKGGNKINVIPSEITLEFDGRLLPGYKPDDLVSELNALLGSEHEFEVTFYYPGPDSVNMDLFNTLSSVLCDFDSEAIPIPFVGCGVTDARYFSKLGIQTYGFTPMILPEEINFSKLIHSADERIPVEAMEFGSETIYELLKRLSLFD
- a CDS encoding CapA family protein; amino-acid sequence: MRIKLILIKALLHIIGFFKGSRYKYSQEYEDNFLYMDLGEKLWWAYKAVIKQIENAEKGKNIESYFANQNLDFSPNDSFKVDQQVTLTAGGDLNCSDIIYPESTEHLWDDIEDFYFSGDIVCANLESPLDPSKPLGVVPSMCLTAPNLNTSPEMFERYARDGKGINFFSTANNHSLDQGESSLIATLDFLDSKGYPHVGTSRTPEEQKDIPIIEQGGIRIAFLSYTYCLNGFEPIPGKEYMTNVIRLNKPDTDISLIKEHIKIAHEKKADIIVAMLHWSIEFETYPIENIINMGHRIMECGVDIILGGHPHVLQPMEKYSFVDPYSKHKKEGFIIYSLGELVSYNAFSKNSRLTAILKLQISKGMQNDASITKITNLKILPTYTWARPFIAGKSDYRLLNFRSMMKQLEMGENPHGFTNKEIKELERLEALLYNKFLPQNADSIISD